A genomic stretch from Argiope bruennichi chromosome 2, qqArgBrue1.1, whole genome shotgun sequence includes:
- the LOC129962204 gene encoding piggyBac transposable element-derived protein 2-like, whose translation MEEHRSVYFVDTDGKKKLLTDEIWNALSSGSDDDFDDSDEDPTFNPNVLFNRNSEDISDNNNDSESSENEVNIQNESSTSGNKTLEEKSKKVKKEKIKLVWKKKSLQVNPEIITFSGDTHVQQTPEKPLNVTSSDIRKYLGICILSSVSSVKDFRLYWNPAVGISLIQNSMPVNEFEKIRRYLHFNDNNAFSTDLQGGQDKFFKLRPLIDELQKSFLSIPMEECLCVDEQMCATKARHHLKQYMPDKPHKYGYKLFILSGVSGFAYNFEIYGGKELDVANILQEPDLGASSNVVIRLTRPVQENVNHKLYFDNYYTSIPLQVYLKKKGILSLGTIRRNRIPDCKLPTERELKLQVRGSITEFVAEYDGCELSNVSWKDNKTVTMLSTFAGTNPVSEVQRFDRKQKCHVKVNCPYVIKTYNKHMGGVDLLDSLIGRYKIIMRSKKWYFRLFYHLLDLTIINAWLLYKRVHKQKRNSEKPMKLVTFRLQLAETLCLHGQVKSLKRGRPSSAEETVGKQSKKACRKEPPKDIRFDRIDHWPEHSTNKQRCKMLNCKGFTRVQCMKCSIPLCFYKEKNCFRDYHLQ comes from the exons ATGGAAGAGCATAGGTCTGTTTACTTTGTTGATACAGatggtaaaaagaaattattgacagATGAAATATGGAATGCTCTTTCGAGTGGAAGCGATGATGATTTTGATGATAGCGATGAAGATCCTACATTTAATCCTAATGTTCTCTTCAATAGAAATTCAGAAGATATTTCTGACAATAACAATGATTCTGAATCATCTGAAAATGAAGTGAATATTCAAAACGAAAGTTCGACTTCAGGTAACAAGACATTAGaggaaaaaagtaagaaagttaaaaaggaaaaaattaaacttgtatgGAAGAAAAAGTCTTTGCAAGTAAATCCTGAAATCATAACTTTCAGTGGAGATACACA TGTACAACAGACACCTGAGAAACCTCTGAATGTAACATCAtctgatataagaaaatatttgggaATTTGTATATTGAGTTCTGTATCAAGTGTTAAAGATTTTAGATTGTACTGGAATCCTGCTGTTGGAATATCTCTCATTCAAAATTCTATGCCCGTtaacgaatttgaaaaaataagaagatatctTCATTTCAATGACAATAATGCATTTTCAACTGATTTGCAAGGAGGCCAGGATAAGTTTTTCAAACTGAGACCTTTGATTGATGAACTTCAAAAATCTTTCCTTTCCATTCCTATGGAAGAATGTTTATGTGTCGATGAACAAATGTGTGCTACTAAAGCTAGACACCATTTAAAACAGTATATGCCTGACAAGCCCCATAAATACGGTTACAAACTCTTCATTTTGAGTGGAGTATCCGGATTTGCATACAATTTCGAGATTTATGGTGGCAAAGAACTTGATGTTGCTAATATACTTCAAGAGCCTGATTTAGGAGCTAGTAGTAATGTAGTTATTAGATTAACTCGTCCTGTTCAAGAAAATGTTAATCACAAACTTTACTTTGACAATTATTACACTTCTATTCCTCTGCaagtatatttgaagaaaaagggAATTTTATCTCTTGGAACTATTAGAAGAAATAGAATTCCAGACTGCAAACTTCCAACTGAAAGGGAGCTGAAGTTACAAGTTCGTGGATCCATCACTGAATTTGTGGCTGAATATGATGGCTGTGAACTGTCAAATGTATCATGGAAAGACAATAAAACTGTCACAATGCTCTCTACATTTGCTGGTACAAACCCGGTAAGTGAAGTACAGCGCTTTGACAGGAAACAAAAATGTCATGTAAAAGTAAATTGCCCTTACGTTATAAAAACTTACAACAAGCACATGGGAGGTGTGGACTTACTTGACAGTTTGATTGgaaggtataaaataataatgcgaaGCAAAAAGTGGTATTTTCGgttgttttatcatttattagacCTGACGATTATCAATGCTTGGTTGCTGTATAAGAGAGTGCACAAACAAAAGCGTAACAGTGAAAAGCCTATGAAACTTGTTACTTTTAGATTGCAGTTAGCAGAAACTTTGTGCTTACATGGACAagtaaaatcactaaaaagaGGGAGACCATCAAGTGCAGAGGAAACAGTTGGAAAACAATCAAAAAAAGCTTGTCGAAAAGAGCCTCCAAAAGATATTAGATTTGACAGAATTGATCACTGGCCAGAGCATTCTACAAATAAACAACGATGTAAAATGTTGAATTGTAAAGGATTTACAAGAGTACAGTGCATGAAATGCTCAATTCCTCTATGTTTTTATAAAGAGAAGAACTGTTTTAGAGACTATCATTTACAGTAA